From a single Papaver somniferum cultivar HN1 unplaced genomic scaffold, ASM357369v1 unplaced-scaffold_19, whole genome shotgun sequence genomic region:
- the LOC113338349 gene encoding uncharacterized protein LOC113338349 → MEATFVQSDDSAGNGNGNNNNGDGNGNGNSGNGNGNGNNGDGNGNGNGSDGNGNGNNGNGNGNDNGNNGNGNANGNNGNGNGNGNNGNGNGSPDKYTCPATAEGRCSNVPLICPPECPLRKPKKNKRNKGCYIDCNTCEATCKFRRANCEGYGSICYDPRFVGGDGVMFYFHGATGSDFALVTDDEFQINAHFIGTRPQGRTRDFTWIQALSVMFDTHNLVLAAKRVSKWDDKVDSLIVRWDGEDIEIPTDGEAEWRITVDGDREVTVERTDDTNSLRVSIAGLVEMDVKVTPIGVEENRVHKYQIPSDDVFAHFETQFKFKNLSDSVDGVLGQTYKSGYVSPVKVGVAMPMMGGEGHFKTPSLLSPLCKHCRFNSKTTKSESGAISMVV, encoded by the exons ATGGAAGCCACATTTGTTCAAAGTGATGATAGTGCTGGCAACGGCAATGGAAACAATAACAACGGCGATGGAAATGGCAATGGAAATAGCGGTAATGGCAATGGAAATGGCAACAATGGTGATGGCAATGGCAACGGTAACGGCTCTGACGGAAATGGAAACGGTAATAACGGTAACGGCAATGGAAATGACAACGGTAACAATGGTAATGGCAATGCAAATGGTAACAACGGTAACGGAAATGGAAATGGTAACAACGGCAATGGCAATGGAAGCCCAGATAAGTATACATGTCCTGCCACTGCTGAAGGGCGATGCTCTAATGTCCCCCTTATCTGTCCTCCTGAATGCCCTTTAAGAAAACCTAAGAAGAACAAGAGGAATAAGGGATGTTACATCGACTGTAATACATGTGAGGCAACTTGCAAAT TCAGGAGAGCAAACTGTGAAGGTTATGGATCCATCTGTTACGATCCAAGATTTGTTGGTGGTGACGGTGTTATGTTCTACTTTCATGGAGCTACTGGAAGTGACTTTGCACTTGTAACTGACGATGAGTTCCAAATCAATGCACACTTCATTGGAACCAGACCACAAGGAAGAACCCGTGATTTCACTTGGATCCAAGCTCTCTCGGTTATGTTCGATACTCACAATCTTGTTCTTGCAGCCAAGAGAGTCTCAAAATGGGACGACAAGGTTGATTCTCTTATTGTTCGATGGGATGGAGAAGATATTGAAATTCCCACAGATGGGGAGGCAGAATGGAGAATCACTGTAGACGGAGATAGAGAAGTTACTGTAGAGAGAACCGACGATACAAACAGCCTAAGAGTAAGCATAGCCGGGTTGGTAGAAATGGACGTAAAAGTAACACCAATTGGCGTTGAAGAAAACCGTGTccacaagtatcaaattccatcTGATGATGTTTTTGCTCACTTTGAAACTCAATTCAAGTTCAAAAATTTGTCAGATTCAGTTGATGGAGTTCTAGGCCAGACATACAAGTCCGGTTACGTTAGTCCCGTTAAGGTTGGTGTCGCGATGCCAATGATGGGTGGAGAGGGACATTTCAAAACACCATCCCTTCTTTCACCTCTATGCAAACATTGCAGGTTCAACAGTAAAACCACCAAATCCGAATCTGGTGCCATCAGTATGGTGGTTTAG